From a single Kitasatospora azatica KCTC 9699 genomic region:
- the pulA gene encoding pullulanase-type alpha-1,6-glucosidase, translated as MLLAAALTAATLGTATPLASAAAPAPPSDRSLATLADRHDLTREQYYFVLPDRFANGDTGNDSGGITGTRMDNGFDPSDKGFYHGGDLKGLIDRLDYIQNLGTTAIWMAPIFKNRPVQGTGDNASAGYHGYWITDFTQVDPHFGTNDQLKELIKKAHSRGIKVFFDVITNHTADVVDYAQGSHAYRSIGAYPTLDRSGAPVDETAAADADAAGGTASFPDLTANSFPYTPVVTQPAAKKPDWLNDPTLYHNRGDSTFVGESATEGDFSGLDDLDTQNPKVVKGFEQVYQTWVRDTGVDGFRIDTVKHVNMAFWQQWAPALKSYAAKQGNNKFFMFGEVYSADPSITSPYVTKGKLQATLDFPFQDAARRFASQGGSAQSLADLYAQDYRYTSADSNAYELPTFTGNHDMGRIGSFLRADNPGADDATLLAKDQLADQLQFLTRGQPVVYYGDEQGFTGAGGDKDARQDMFATRTPSYASDPVIGGQSGAADRYGQSGPLYQGIADLAKLRAANPALADGAQIQRYAASGPGVYAFSRIDAAQQVEYLVAVNNATTPQTVALDTFSAGMTFQQLYPTAGRQLGSGADRKLTVTVPPLSSVVYRAAAKLAPSTAAPAITLNTPADGSTGKVTLGAQVDGGGFHRVGYAAQIGNGPWQLLGTSDTGVDKVTQDLGGVAPGTVVHYKAVVQDNAGHLRSATGSFTTGTPTPQTPPSASSRPYAVVHYQRKDGNYDGWNLYAWGDLADGEGTSWPAGHPFVGRDAYGAFAYVKLNSGASDVGFIVENNGTKDVSTDRHIDVGSTGEVWVKQDDPTVYTADPGPTSTPSANTAVIHYHRADGNYDGWGLHDWTGAATPTDWGNPLQPVRKDAFGDVFEVPLSAGASSLSYILHNGNTKDLPDDQSLDLVTYGHEVWVLGGQPGYLLPEVATTSSQLDLSGAKAQWIDANTVVVPANYGAGDSALQGGTSAQLIYDPAGSLRIDKGVLNKPGYWLRLNPVAGGLTDAQKKKYPNLAGYRAFTVDSRDTARVPQALRAQLVFTEHLPSGAALAATGVQIPGVLDARYAGQAAQAQLGPVYRQSGPWWWPFNREVTLSLWAPTAQQVTVQLYDSATGGTPRAVPLKRDEASGVWSLTDSRAALAGKYYVYQVKVWAPSVQQLVTNTVTDPYSVALSPDSKRSLVADLTDRTTKPAGWDDSRSPQAVAASRQQIQELQVRDFSAADSTVPAAERGSYLAFTESQSAGMQHLRELAKAGITAIHLLPTFDIASIPPTADQKLPACDLAALPKDSDKQQECVAAVAAQDAYNWGYDPLHYTVPQGSYATDPTGTARTVQFRQMVQAIHAAGLRVVLDVVYNHTAAAGQDEHSVLDQVVPGYYQRLSDSGAVTTDSCCADTAPEHAMMNKLIVDSVRTWAEQYKVDGFRFDLMGLDPKSTMLDVQSELKKLTIRQNGVDGSSIFLYGEGWNFGVVANNARFEQATQLNMAGTGIATFNDRVRDAGRGGNFMLSSAPQQGFASGLYTDPNGSSANGSSDQQKAALLHQMDQIKVGLTGNLADYSFTDSSGKSVTGAGVDYNGSPTGYAANPGEAVEYLDAHDNTDLFDALAYKLPTSTSAADRARMQALGLSLTALTQGPGFAVAGSDLLRSKSLDSNSFNSGDWFNAIHWPVPDSRTCADGNGNGWGHGLPPAADNQSMWPVAKALLADPRLTVGCDRISATSQQYQEFLRIKQGSPLFGLSSAAEVQRRLSFPLSGTAGETPGVITMHLDGTGLPGAERGITVVFNATPSPQSQALPALAGTSQQLHPVQANGADPVVKQATFQSDSGRFTVPARTVAVFVQH; from the coding sequence GTGCTGCTCGCGGCCGCGCTGACCGCGGCGACCCTCGGAACCGCCACCCCGCTGGCGAGCGCCGCCGCCCCGGCGCCACCCTCGGACCGGAGCCTGGCCACACTGGCCGACCGGCACGACCTGACCCGCGAGCAGTACTACTTCGTGCTGCCCGACCGGTTCGCCAACGGCGACACCGGCAACGACAGCGGTGGCATCACCGGGACCCGGATGGACAACGGGTTCGACCCGAGCGACAAGGGCTTCTATCACGGCGGTGACCTCAAGGGCCTGATCGACCGGCTGGACTACATCCAGAACCTCGGCACCACCGCGATCTGGATGGCGCCGATCTTCAAGAACAGGCCGGTCCAGGGCACCGGAGACAACGCGAGCGCCGGCTACCACGGCTACTGGATCACCGACTTCACCCAGGTCGATCCGCACTTCGGCACCAACGACCAGCTCAAGGAGCTGATCAAGAAGGCGCACAGCCGCGGCATCAAGGTCTTCTTCGACGTCATCACCAACCACACCGCCGACGTCGTCGACTACGCGCAGGGCAGCCACGCCTACCGCTCGATCGGCGCCTACCCGACCCTGGACCGCAGCGGCGCCCCGGTCGACGAGACGGCGGCGGCCGATGCCGACGCGGCCGGGGGAACCGCGAGCTTCCCCGACCTGACCGCCAACTCCTTCCCCTACACCCCCGTGGTCACCCAGCCCGCCGCCAAGAAGCCGGACTGGCTCAACGACCCGACGCTCTACCACAACCGCGGCGACTCCACCTTCGTCGGCGAGTCCGCCACCGAGGGCGACTTCTCCGGCCTGGACGACCTGGACACCCAGAACCCCAAGGTGGTCAAGGGATTCGAGCAGGTCTACCAGACCTGGGTGCGCGACACCGGCGTGGACGGGTTCCGGATCGACACCGTCAAGCACGTCAACATGGCCTTCTGGCAGCAGTGGGCGCCCGCGCTCAAGAGCTACGCCGCCAAGCAGGGCAACAACAAGTTCTTCATGTTCGGCGAGGTCTACTCCGCCGACCCGTCGATCACCTCGCCCTATGTCACCAAGGGCAAGCTGCAGGCCACCCTGGACTTCCCGTTCCAGGACGCGGCCCGCCGGTTCGCCTCGCAGGGCGGCTCGGCGCAGAGCCTGGCCGACCTCTACGCCCAGGACTACCGCTACACCAGCGCCGACAGCAACGCCTACGAACTGCCGACCTTCACCGGCAACCACGACATGGGCCGGATCGGCTCCTTCCTGCGCGCCGACAACCCCGGCGCCGACGACGCCACCCTGCTCGCCAAGGACCAGCTGGCCGACCAGCTGCAGTTCCTCACCCGCGGACAGCCGGTGGTCTACTACGGCGACGAGCAGGGCTTCACCGGCGCGGGCGGCGACAAGGACGCCCGGCAGGACATGTTCGCCACCAGGACACCGTCCTACGCGAGCGACCCGGTGATCGGCGGCCAGTCCGGCGCCGCCGACCGGTACGGGCAGAGCGGACCGCTCTACCAGGGCATAGCGGACCTGGCCAAGCTGCGGGCGGCCAACCCGGCGCTGGCCGACGGCGCGCAGATCCAGCGGTACGCGGCCAGCGGCCCGGGCGTCTACGCCTTCTCCCGGATCGACGCCGCACAGCAGGTCGAGTACCTGGTCGCGGTGAACAACGCCACCACCCCGCAGACCGTCGCCCTGGACACCTTCTCGGCCGGCATGACCTTCCAGCAGCTCTACCCGACGGCCGGCCGGCAGCTCGGCAGCGGCGCCGACCGCAAGCTCACCGTCACGGTGCCGCCGCTCTCCTCGGTGGTGTACCGGGCCGCCGCCAAGCTCGCACCGTCGACCGCCGCGCCGGCCATCACGCTGAACACCCCCGCCGACGGCTCGACCGGCAAGGTCACCCTCGGCGCGCAGGTGGACGGCGGCGGCTTCCACCGGGTCGGCTACGCCGCGCAGATCGGCAACGGGCCGTGGCAGCTGCTGGGCACCTCGGACACCGGTGTCGACAAGGTGACCCAGGACCTGGGCGGTGTGGCCCCCGGCACGGTGGTCCACTACAAGGCCGTGGTCCAGGACAACGCCGGCCACCTGCGCTCGGCCACCGGCAGCTTCACCACCGGCACCCCGACCCCGCAGACCCCGCCGAGCGCGAGCAGCCGTCCGTACGCGGTGGTGCACTACCAGCGCAAGGACGGGAACTACGACGGCTGGAACCTCTACGCCTGGGGCGACCTGGCCGACGGCGAGGGCACCAGCTGGCCGGCCGGGCACCCGTTCGTCGGGCGGGACGCCTACGGGGCCTTCGCCTACGTCAAGCTCAACAGCGGCGCCTCGGACGTCGGGTTCATCGTGGAGAACAACGGCACCAAGGACGTGTCGACGGATCGTCATATCGACGTGGGCTCGACCGGCGAGGTCTGGGTCAAGCAGGACGACCCGACCGTCTACACCGCCGACCCCGGGCCGACCTCCACTCCGTCGGCCAACACCGCGGTGATCCACTACCACCGCGCGGACGGCAACTACGACGGCTGGGGCCTGCACGACTGGACCGGCGCCGCCACGCCCACCGACTGGGGCAACCCGCTGCAGCCGGTGCGCAAGGACGCCTTCGGCGACGTCTTCGAGGTGCCGCTGAGCGCCGGGGCGAGCAGCCTCAGCTACATCCTGCACAACGGCAACACCAAGGACCTGCCCGACGACCAGTCGCTCGACCTCGTCACCTACGGGCACGAGGTCTGGGTGCTCGGCGGCCAACCCGGCTACCTGCTGCCCGAGGTGGCGACCACCAGCTCGCAGCTGGACCTGTCCGGCGCCAAGGCGCAGTGGATCGACGCCAACACCGTGGTGGTGCCGGCCAACTACGGCGCCGGCGACAGCGCGCTGCAGGGCGGCACCAGCGCCCAGCTGATCTACGACCCGGCCGGCAGCCTCCGCATCGACAAGGGCGTGCTGAACAAGCCGGGCTACTGGCTGCGGCTCAACCCGGTGGCCGGCGGGCTGACCGACGCGCAGAAGAAGAAGTACCCGAACCTGGCCGGCTACCGCGCCTTCACCGTGGACTCCCGGGACACCGCCCGGGTGCCCCAGGCGCTGCGCGCGCAGCTGGTCTTCACCGAGCACCTGCCCAGCGGCGCCGCACTGGCCGCCACCGGGGTGCAGATCCCCGGCGTCCTGGACGCGCGGTACGCGGGCCAGGCCGCCCAGGCCCAGCTGGGCCCGGTCTACCGGCAGTCCGGCCCCTGGTGGTGGCCGTTCAACCGTGAGGTGACGCTCTCGCTCTGGGCGCCCACCGCGCAGCAGGTCACGGTCCAGCTCTACGACAGCGCCACCGGCGGGACGCCGCGTGCCGTCCCGCTCAAGCGTGACGAGGCCAGTGGCGTCTGGTCGCTGACGGACAGCCGGGCCGCGCTGGCCGGCAAGTACTACGTCTACCAGGTCAAGGTCTGGGCGCCGAGCGTCCAGCAGCTGGTCACCAACACCGTCACCGACCCGTACTCGGTCGCGCTCTCGCCCGACTCCAAGCGCAGCCTGGTGGCGGACCTGACGGACCGTACGACCAAGCCGGCCGGCTGGGACGACAGTCGCAGCCCGCAGGCGGTCGCGGCGAGCCGCCAGCAGATCCAGGAGCTGCAGGTACGCGACTTCTCGGCGGCGGACAGCACCGTGCCGGCCGCCGAGCGCGGCAGCTACCTGGCCTTCACCGAGTCGCAGTCGGCCGGCATGCAGCACCTGCGCGAGCTCGCCAAGGCCGGCATCACCGCCATCCACCTGCTGCCGACCTTCGACATCGCCTCGATCCCGCCGACCGCCGACCAGAAGCTGCCCGCCTGCGACCTCGCCGCGCTGCCCAAGGACAGCGACAAGCAGCAGGAGTGCGTCGCGGCGGTGGCCGCCCAGGACGCCTACAACTGGGGCTACGACCCGCTGCACTACACCGTGCCGCAGGGCTCGTACGCCACCGATCCCACCGGCACGGCGCGCACCGTGCAGTTCCGGCAGATGGTGCAGGCCATCCACGCCGCCGGCCTGCGGGTGGTCCTCGACGTGGTCTACAACCACACCGCGGCCGCCGGGCAGGACGAGCACTCGGTGCTCGACCAGGTGGTCCCCGGTTACTACCAGCGGCTCAGCGACAGCGGCGCGGTGACCACCGACAGCTGCTGCGCCGACACCGCGCCCGAGCACGCGATGATGAACAAGCTGATCGTCGACTCGGTGCGGACCTGGGCCGAGCAGTACAAGGTGGACGGCTTCCGGTTCGACCTGATGGGCCTGGACCCGAAGTCCACCATGCTCGATGTGCAGTCCGAACTGAAGAAGTTGACGATCCGGCAGAACGGTGTCGACGGCTCGTCGATCTTCCTCTACGGCGAGGGCTGGAACTTCGGCGTGGTGGCGAACAACGCACGGTTCGAGCAGGCCACCCAGCTGAACATGGCGGGCACCGGGATCGCCACCTTCAACGACCGGGTCCGCGACGCCGGGCGCGGCGGCAACTTCATGCTCTCCTCGGCGCCGCAGCAGGGCTTCGCCTCGGGGCTCTACACCGACCCCAACGGCTCCTCGGCCAACGGCAGTTCGGATCAGCAGAAGGCCGCACTGCTGCACCAGATGGACCAGATCAAGGTGGGCCTGACCGGCAACCTGGCCGACTACTCCTTCACCGACAGCTCCGGAAAGTCCGTCACCGGCGCGGGAGTCGACTACAACGGCTCGCCCACCGGCTACGCGGCCAACCCCGGCGAGGCCGTGGAGTACCTGGACGCGCACGACAACACCGACCTGTTCGACGCGCTCGCCTACAAGCTGCCGACCTCGACCTCGGCGGCGGACCGGGCCCGGATGCAGGCCCTCGGGCTCTCGCTGACCGCGCTCACCCAGGGGCCGGGCTTCGCGGTGGCCGGCAGCGACCTGCTCCGCTCCAAGTCGCTGGACAGCAACTCCTTCAACTCCGGTGACTGGTTCAACGCGATCCACTGGCCCGTTCCCGATTCAAGGACCTGCGCGGACGGCAACGGCAACGGCTGGGGCCACGGCCTCCCGCCGGCGGCCGACAACCAGTCGATGTGGCCGGTCGCCAAGGCGCTGCTGGCCGACCCGCGGCTGACCGTGGGCTGCGACCGGATCAGTGCGACCTCCCAGCAGTACCAGGAGTTCCTGCGGATCAAGCAGGGATCGCCGCTGTTCGGGCTGAGCAGCGCGGCCGAGGTGCAGCGCCGGCTGAGCTTCCCGCTCTCCGGCACCGCCGGCGAGACCCCCGGGGTGATCACCATGCACCTGGACGGCACCGGGCTGCCCGGCGCCGAGCGCGGGATCACCGTGGTCTTCAACGCCACCCCGAGTCCGCAGAGCCAGGCGCTGCCCGCGCTGGCGGGAACCAGCCAGCAGCTGCACCCGGTTCAGGCCAATGGGGCCGACCCGGTTGTCAAGCAGGCGACGTTCCAGTCGGACTCCGGCCGATTCACCGTTCCGGCCCGTACGGTGGCGGTGTTCGTACAGCACTGA
- a CDS encoding helix-turn-helix domain-containing protein, protein MESGQDATTEIGRRLRDLRRERGLKQSDLAGEGMSVSYLSLLESGKRPVTPTILRRLAGELGCTVEYLRTGQQSDQERERQRELLLRLTLAELALRGGEYPAALEGCEAVLAEQPPAESATRRRARTARADALERLGRPAEALGELRELYRDATIGPGSAEWLRLAVALCRCHLLAGEPASAVEIGEAALAQLDAVIAEPIEDHLGLGVALIEAHHRSGGLAAARELADRLLPLADRNASLTARAAAFRQAGRRAQQLGDTALALTLNERALALPAEDELGRYRGLLKAGYGSLLLDGPEPEPTRAKSYLALAEQELARCGRRSDRAGCELSLARAELMLGEYADGAAHAERALDLAGAEPTGVGVWAWLQLGEARRLQGRAAEATEALRTVERLLGSAEHGLASGRDLAEAWRALGDLWFGQGQSDSAMRAYRQGLAAAGLSGAAPLRAMLRPAAF, encoded by the coding sequence ATGGAATCCGGGCAGGACGCCACCACGGAGATCGGCCGACGCCTGCGCGACCTGCGCCGCGAGCGCGGGCTCAAGCAGAGCGACCTGGCCGGTGAAGGCATGTCGGTCAGCTACCTCTCGTTGCTGGAATCGGGCAAGCGCCCGGTCACCCCCACCATCCTGCGCCGACTGGCCGGCGAACTCGGCTGCACCGTCGAGTACTTGCGCACCGGGCAGCAGAGCGACCAGGAGCGCGAACGCCAACGCGAGCTGCTGCTGCGGCTGACCCTGGCCGAACTGGCGCTGCGCGGCGGCGAGTACCCGGCCGCGCTGGAGGGCTGCGAGGCCGTACTGGCCGAGCAGCCGCCGGCCGAGAGCGCCACCCGGCGGCGGGCCAGGACCGCCCGGGCCGACGCCCTGGAACGGCTCGGCCGCCCCGCCGAGGCGCTCGGCGAACTGCGCGAGCTCTACCGCGACGCGACCATCGGCCCCGGCTCCGCCGAGTGGCTGCGGCTGGCCGTCGCGCTCTGCCGCTGCCACCTGCTCGCGGGGGAGCCGGCCAGCGCCGTCGAGATCGGCGAGGCCGCGCTCGCCCAACTGGACGCCGTCATCGCCGAACCGATCGAGGACCACCTCGGGCTCGGCGTCGCACTGATCGAGGCCCACCACCGCAGCGGCGGCCTGGCGGCGGCCAGGGAGCTCGCCGACCGGCTGCTGCCGCTCGCCGACCGGAACGCCTCGCTGACCGCCCGGGCCGCGGCCTTCCGCCAGGCCGGCCGGCGGGCCCAGCAACTCGGCGACACCGCACTGGCGCTGACCCTGAACGAACGCGCGCTGGCACTGCCGGCCGAGGACGAACTGGGCCGCTACCGGGGCCTGCTGAAGGCCGGCTACGGCTCGCTGCTGCTGGACGGACCGGAGCCCGAACCGACCCGGGCGAAGAGCTACCTGGCCCTGGCCGAACAGGAACTGGCCCGCTGCGGGCGCCGGTCGGACCGGGCCGGATGTGAACTCAGCCTGGCCCGGGCCGAACTGATGCTGGGCGAGTACGCGGACGGGGCGGCGCACGCCGAACGCGCGCTGGACCTGGCCGGGGCCGAGCCGACCGGGGTCGGGGTCTGGGCCTGGCTGCAGCTCGGCGAGGCGCGGCGGCTGCAGGGCCGTGCGGCCGAGGCCACCGAGGCGCTGCGCACGGTGGAGCGGCTGCTCGGCTCGGCCGAGCACGGCCTGGCCTCCGGACGCGATCTCGCCGAGGCCTGGCGGGCGCTGGGCGACCTGTGGTTCGGCCAGGGGCAGTCCGACTCCGCGATGCGCGCCTACCGCCAGGGCCTGGCCGCCGCCGGCCTGTCCGGTGCGGCTCCGCTGCGCGCGATGCTCCGCCCGGCGGCGTTCTGA
- a CDS encoding tetratricopeptide repeat protein translates to MTHRLDTAFAELALRNGGDGEALAIFQRVLAAAPPADPATVRRARCGQAWALEKLGRLEEAIGQYRELLADPQTEVGSAEWALLAVALCRSYRDVGDQAMSVDFGERALRELARSGAAPIDEHLQLGSTLMGCYVVRGDLTSAKLLADQLMPLARATGSRVALGAVEWNSSLIAREQGRHDEALELAERALALMAEADNTRHQGMLRGNLALVLVARGELAPAVPLLTAAFEILRESARLCEVIDVVALLGEVLVQLGDPEGALEWAGRARGLLTGASEELWRERAAIALVFGRAWLLLGEGEPGEAELRCCADLLRRAEEDRSVAVLWRRLGDSWAEREQNEEAMTAYQTALTLLGLPAATRLVPGRRRALS, encoded by the coding sequence GTGACACACCGACTGGACACCGCCTTCGCCGAACTGGCGCTGCGCAACGGCGGTGACGGCGAGGCGCTGGCCATCTTCCAGCGGGTGCTGGCAGCCGCTCCGCCCGCCGACCCGGCCACCGTGCGGCGGGCCCGGTGCGGGCAGGCCTGGGCGCTGGAGAAGCTGGGCCGGCTCGAGGAGGCGATCGGGCAGTACCGCGAGCTGCTGGCCGACCCGCAGACCGAGGTCGGCAGCGCCGAGTGGGCGCTGCTCGCGGTGGCGCTCTGCCGCAGCTACCGGGACGTCGGCGACCAGGCGATGAGCGTGGACTTCGGCGAGCGGGCGCTGCGCGAGCTGGCCCGGAGCGGCGCCGCGCCGATCGACGAACACCTGCAGCTGGGCTCCACCCTGATGGGCTGCTACGTGGTCCGCGGCGACCTGACCTCGGCCAAGCTGCTGGCCGACCAGCTGATGCCGCTGGCCCGGGCCACCGGCTCCCGGGTGGCGCTCGGCGCGGTGGAGTGGAACAGCTCGCTGATCGCCCGAGAGCAGGGCCGCCACGACGAGGCGCTGGAACTGGCCGAGCGGGCGCTGGCGCTGATGGCGGAGGCCGACAACACCCGCCACCAGGGCATGCTGCGCGGCAACCTGGCCCTGGTGCTGGTGGCCCGGGGCGAACTGGCCCCGGCCGTCCCGCTGCTCACCGCCGCCTTCGAGATCCTCCGGGAGAGCGCCCGGCTCTGCGAAGTGATCGATGTGGTGGCCCTGTTGGGCGAGGTGTTGGTCCAGCTGGGCGATCCGGAAGGCGCGCTGGAGTGGGCCGGACGGGCCCGGGGGCTGCTGACCGGGGCCAGCGAGGAGCTGTGGCGGGAGCGCGCGGCGATCGCGCTGGTCTTCGGCCGGGCCTGGCTGCTGCTCGGCGAGGGCGAGCCGGGCGAGGCCGAACTGCGCTGCTGCGCCGACCTGTTGCGGCGGGCGGAGGAGGACCGCTCGGTCGCGGTGCTGTGGCGCCGGCTCGGTGACTCCTGGGCCGAGCGGGAGCAGAACGAGGAGGCGATGACGGCCTATCAGACGGCGCTCACGCTGCTGGGTCTGCCCGCCGCCACCCGGCTGGTCCCCGGCCGGCGCCGAGCCCTCTCCTGA
- a CDS encoding LysR family transcriptional regulator: MAAGGAFGGLELRHLRSFLMVAQELNITRAAARLHLAQQAVSVQIQQLERALGTELLVRTSRGVSLTSAGLELAAGARSVVGELDNLAERLRSRAEGPEPGGPLRLVGCPYTTAPFALEAATALEEAVPGLAVDLLTVPTPAEELALLRSGQADAGFLWLPAEAGPLRVTRVSTDRRAVAVRRGHRLAGRASVCLADLAEEPVLLPEALDAAASEEARRHWLAEPRPDGTRARQGPAARQVEDCLLAVARGRGVWLAPEPLSRWAASPGVRWLPVRDAAPSHLAVAWTDRAPALLVSRLTEELRRFTGWSAVA, from the coding sequence ATGGCAGCGGGCGGTGCGTTCGGCGGGCTGGAACTTCGCCATCTGCGCTCCTTCCTGATGGTCGCCCAAGAGCTCAACATCACCCGGGCCGCAGCCCGGCTGCACCTGGCCCAGCAGGCCGTCTCGGTCCAGATCCAACAGCTCGAACGAGCCCTGGGCACCGAGCTGCTGGTCCGCACCTCGCGCGGGGTCAGCCTCACCTCGGCCGGCCTGGAGCTGGCCGCCGGAGCCCGCAGCGTGGTCGGCGAGCTGGACAACCTGGCCGAACGACTGCGGTCACGGGCCGAGGGTCCCGAGCCGGGCGGTCCGCTGCGCCTGGTCGGCTGCCCCTACACCACCGCGCCGTTCGCCCTGGAGGCCGCCACCGCACTGGAGGAGGCCGTCCCGGGCCTGGCCGTGGACCTGCTCACGGTGCCCACGCCGGCCGAGGAACTGGCCCTGCTGCGCTCCGGCCAGGCCGACGCCGGGTTCCTCTGGCTGCCGGCCGAGGCCGGGCCGCTGCGGGTCACCCGGGTGAGCACCGACCGGCGGGCCGTCGCCGTCCGGCGGGGCCACCGGCTGGCCGGACGGGCCTCGGTCTGCCTGGCCGACCTCGCCGAGGAACCGGTCCTGCTGCCCGAGGCGCTGGACGCCGCCGCCTCCGAGGAGGCCCGCCGGCACTGGCTGGCCGAGCCGCGCCCGGACGGCACCCGGGCCCGCCAGGGGCCGGCCGCCCGCCAGGTGGAGGACTGCCTGCTCGCGGTGGCCCGCGGCCGGGGCGTCTGGCTCGCACCCGAGCCGCTGAGCCGCTGGGCGGCCAGCCCGGGGGTGCGCTGGCTGCCCGTCCGCGACGCCGCGCCCTCGCACCTGGCCGTCGCCTGGACGGACCGGGCGCCCGCCTTGCTGGTCAGCCGGTTGACCGAGGAGCTGCGCCGGTTCACCGGCTGGTCCGCTGTCGCCTGA
- a CDS encoding carbohydrate-binding module family 20 domain-containing protein produces the protein MVPSLRPAGALVGAGALLFSLGTAIAAPTASATPPSSKDVTATLFEWSFASVAKECTSTLGPKGYGFVEVSPPQEHIQGAQWWTSYQPVSYKIAGRLGDRAAFQSMVNTCHAAGVKVIADSVINHMSAGSGTGTGGTVYTKYNYPGYYQDQDFHGCRQPITNYQDRTNVQTCELVNLADLDTGSAAVQQTIANYLNDLASLGVDGYRIDAAKHIAASDLAAIKARMANPHAFWVQEVIYGAGEPIQPSEYTGNGDVDEFRVGTDLKRIFTSDKLANLSTWGASWGYLPSNQARSFLDNWDTERNGSTLNYTYGNTYTLANVFLLAETYGAPNIYSGYSFTNTDAGPPNNGTVNACYQDGWNCTHAWRQVANMVGFRNAVAGTGVTDWWSNGNNAIAFGRGNKGYVALNHESGAITQTFQTGLPAGTYCDVEHGDPVAGGGCTGPTYTVGANGQFTATVGAGDAVALYVTSGANVSGASFHVNATTSYGQNVYLVGDNPALGGWDTGKALPLSSAGYPVWSLDLALPAGTAFQYKYVLKDGNGAVTWESGANRTATVPSGGEVQLNDTWRP, from the coding sequence GTGGTCCCCTCGCTCCGTCCGGCCGGCGCCCTCGTCGGCGCCGGCGCTCTGCTCTTCTCGCTCGGCACCGCGATCGCGGCCCCCACCGCGTCCGCCACCCCGCCGAGCAGCAAGGACGTCACCGCCACTCTCTTCGAGTGGAGCTTCGCCTCGGTCGCCAAGGAGTGCACCAGCACCCTGGGCCCCAAGGGCTACGGCTTCGTCGAGGTCTCGCCGCCCCAGGAGCACATCCAGGGCGCCCAGTGGTGGACCTCCTACCAGCCGGTCAGCTACAAGATAGCCGGGCGGCTCGGCGACCGGGCCGCCTTCCAGTCGATGGTGAACACCTGCCACGCGGCCGGCGTCAAGGTGATCGCCGACTCGGTGATCAACCACATGAGCGCGGGCTCCGGCACCGGCACCGGCGGCACCGTCTACACCAAGTACAACTACCCCGGCTACTACCAGGACCAGGACTTCCACGGCTGCCGCCAGCCGATCACCAACTACCAGGACCGCACCAACGTGCAGACCTGCGAGCTGGTCAACCTCGCCGACCTGGACACCGGCAGCGCCGCTGTGCAGCAGACCATCGCCAACTACCTGAACGACCTGGCCTCGCTGGGCGTGGACGGCTACCGGATCGACGCCGCCAAGCACATCGCGGCGAGCGACCTGGCCGCGATCAAGGCCAGGATGGCCAACCCCCACGCCTTCTGGGTGCAGGAGGTGATCTACGGCGCCGGCGAGCCGATCCAGCCGAGCGAGTACACCGGCAACGGCGACGTGGACGAGTTCCGGGTCGGCACCGACCTCAAGCGGATCTTCACCAGCGACAAGCTCGCCAACCTCAGCACCTGGGGCGCCTCCTGGGGCTACCTGCCGAGCAACCAGGCCCGCAGCTTCCTCGACAACTGGGACACCGAGCGCAACGGCTCCACCCTCAACTACACCTACGGCAACACCTACACGCTGGCCAACGTCTTCCTGCTGGCCGAGACCTACGGTGCGCCGAACATCTACTCCGGCTACTCCTTCACCAACACCGACGCCGGCCCGCCGAACAACGGCACCGTCAACGCCTGCTACCAGGACGGCTGGAACTGCACCCACGCCTGGCGGCAGGTGGCCAACATGGTGGGCTTCCGCAACGCGGTGGCCGGCACCGGCGTGACCGACTGGTGGTCCAACGGCAACAACGCGATCGCCTTCGGCCGCGGCAACAAGGGCTATGTCGCGCTCAACCACGAGAGCGGCGCGATCACCCAGACCTTCCAGACCGGGCTGCCGGCCGGCACGTACTGCGACGTCGAGCACGGCGACCCGGTGGCCGGCGGCGGCTGCACCGGCCCGACCTACACGGTGGGCGCCAACGGGCAGTTCACCGCGACGGTCGGTGCGGGCGACGCGGTGGCGCTGTACGTCACCAGTGGCGCGAACGTCAGCGGCGCCTCGTTCCACGTCAACGCGACCACCAGCTACGGCCAGAACGTCTACCTGGTCGGCGACAACCCGGCGCTGGGCGGCTGGGACACCGGCAAGGCGCTGCCGCTCTCCTCGGCCGGCTACCCGGTCTGGTCGCTGGACCTGGCGCTGCCGGCCGGTACCGCGTTCCAGTACAAGTACGTCCTCAAGGACGGGAACGGCGCCGTCACCTGGGAGTCGGGAGCCAACCGGACCGCCACCGTGCCGAGCGGCGGCGAGGTTCAGCTGAACGACACCTGGCGGCCCTGA